The following coding sequences lie in one Mycoplasma crocodyli MP145 genomic window:
- the asnS gene encoding asparagine--tRNA ligase — MHTIKLILLRPNYYNNWEDFTIKAWVDSNRGNNKLRFININDGSTVKNLQVVLKGKEFDFNLLDQIKNGAAIKVIGTLKATPDAPQPIELVATSIELLSNTENDYPIQNQEINIETLREIPHVRHRTKTLRSAMLIRSTLAQEIHKYFMANDFYLMSSPIITSNDGEGAGEAFNVSDNSPEPFFGQNKKATLGVTGQLHAESYAIGFKKVYTFAPTFRAEHSNTKKHAAEFWMVEPEVAFYELNDVVKLADHMLKTVIKATLAKCKFEFDYLEDHIDKNLRNRLALFTGSKLNVIDYADAIKELAKVKSRFENQDIKFGLDLATEHERYLAEELFNGPVAVINFPKSFKAFYMHQNEDGKTVAAFDLLVPGIGELIGGSQREVRYDKLLERIKEIGIDQEEIQWYLDLRKFGDSGSSGFGLGFERLVMYITGLDNIRDVIPYPRTTGNIRM; from the coding sequence ATGCATACAATTAAACTAATTTTACTAAGACCTAATTACTATAACAATTGAGAAGATTTTACTATAAAAGCATGAGTTGATTCAAACAGAGGAAATAATAAATTAAGATTTATTAACATCAATGATGGAAGTACAGTAAAAAACTTACAAGTTGTTTTAAAGGGCAAGGAATTTGATTTTAATTTACTTGATCAAATCAAAAACGGAGCTGCCATTAAAGTTATCGGAACTTTAAAAGCAACTCCTGATGCACCTCAACCTATTGAATTGGTTGCTACAAGTATTGAACTTTTAAGCAACACCGAAAACGATTACCCTATTCAAAATCAAGAAATAAACATTGAAACATTAAGAGAAATTCCTCATGTTAGACATAGAACAAAAACTTTGAGGTCAGCAATGTTAATAAGATCGACATTAGCGCAAGAAATTCACAAATACTTTATGGCAAATGATTTTTACTTAATGTCGAGTCCTATTATAACATCAAACGATGGTGAAGGAGCTGGTGAAGCTTTTAATGTTAGCGATAATTCTCCTGAGCCTTTTTTCGGACAAAATAAGAAAGCAACATTAGGAGTTACAGGACAATTACATGCTGAAAGTTATGCAATTGGATTTAAAAAAGTATATACATTTGCACCGACATTTAGGGCAGAACACTCAAACACTAAAAAACACGCTGCTGAATTTTGAATGGTTGAACCAGAAGTAGCATTTTACGAATTAAATGATGTAGTTAAATTAGCAGACCACATGCTAAAGACAGTAATTAAAGCAACTCTTGCAAAATGTAAATTTGAGTTCGATTACCTAGAAGATCATATCGATAAAAATCTAAGAAACAGACTTGCTTTATTTACTGGGTCAAAATTAAATGTGATAGATTACGCTGATGCTATTAAAGAATTAGCAAAAGTTAAATCTCGTTTTGAAAATCAAGATATTAAATTTGGTCTTGATTTAGCAACTGAACACGAAAGATATTTAGCTGAAGAATTATTTAATGGTCCAGTAGCGGTTATTAATTTTCCTAAATCATTTAAAGCTTTTTATATGCATCAAAATGAAGACGGGAAAACAGTTGCAGCTTTTGACTTATTAGTCCCTGGCATAGGAGAATTAATAGGTGGTAGCCAACGTGAAGTTAGATATGATAAACTTCTAGAAAGAATAAAAGAAATCGGCATTGACCAAGAAGAAATTCAATGATATTTAGACCTTAGAAAATTCGGTGATTCAGGAAGTAGTGGATTTGGTCTAGGTTTTGAAAGATTAGTAATGTATATTACTGGTTTAGATAACATTAGAGATGTAATACCTTACCCAAGAACAACAGGAAATATAAGAATGTAA
- a CDS encoding glucose PTS transporter subunit IIA, which produces MGFFSKLFNKQKTETCSIVIKQETRDIVEALGGINNITGFNNGAIRLRYDVKDSSLVNANKLKELGASEVLILGLKYVEVKFGEISEQINLDIRCAASSLKEEEAKNVKVTKGNLAPAQVVQCEQATVSKTEKKVEESVELVVPTKGKIEGLATLQDGVFSEKMLGDGFVINISDQSVAEIVSPVSGKLAVVFPSKHAYGIQCESGLELLIHIGIDTVKLGGLGFTSYVKLNDNVKKGDKLVSVDVKKIISEGLNPNVIVVITPDSKLQNIKQKDDQTFLISK; this is translated from the coding sequence ATGGGATTTTTTAGTAAATTATTCAACAAACAAAAAACTGAGACATGTTCTATTGTGATTAAACAAGAAACAAGAGACATTGTAGAAGCTTTGGGTGGAATAAATAATATTACCGGCTTCAATAATGGAGCCATTAGACTAAGATACGATGTTAAAGATTCGTCATTAGTTAATGCAAACAAATTAAAAGAATTGGGAGCAAGTGAAGTTCTGATTCTTGGATTAAAATATGTTGAAGTTAAATTCGGAGAAATTTCTGAACAAATTAATTTAGATATTAGATGCGCTGCTTCTTCGTTGAAAGAAGAGGAAGCTAAAAATGTTAAGGTTACTAAAGGTAATCTAGCACCTGCACAAGTTGTTCAATGCGAACAAGCAACAGTTTCTAAAACTGAAAAAAAAGTTGAAGAAAGTGTAGAACTTGTTGTTCCTACAAAAGGTAAAATAGAAGGATTGGCAACGTTACAAGATGGTGTCTTTTCTGAAAAAATGCTTGGAGATGGATTTGTAATTAATATTAGTGATCAATCAGTTGCTGAAATTGTTTCACCAGTTTCAGGAAAACTTGCTGTTGTGTTCCCTTCGAAACATGCATATGGGATTCAATGTGAAAGTGGATTAGAATTATTAATTCACATTGGTATCGATACTGTTAAATTAGGTGGTTTAGGTTTTACATCATATGTTAAACTAAACGACAATGTTAAAAAAGGTGATAAATTAGTTTCGGTTGATGTTAAAAAAATAATATCAGAAGGTTTAAATCCAAATGTTATTGTTGTAATAACACCAGATTCAAAACTTCAAAACATAAAACAAAAAGATGATCAAACATTTTTAATTTCGAAATAA
- a CDS encoding LemA family protein, with protein MGNLYDNSKKSNPEGFNPNADNTPIQAKSATGSKIIWYISFIFIIPIFIHIGIFQRLRRLQNQINLAAGTIDVQLTNRSATLTKLFDQVKAYIKHEKDVLEDVTKMRSIAARIDESPEVRNELQALNTSVLGRLIAVSENYPELKANDLFKNSMEESIYIEREIAAARRLYNGYVNEFNSAITVWPSSIVADSMHLTTAPLFIASELERKDVKF; from the coding sequence ATGGGAAACTTATACGATAACTCAAAAAAATCAAATCCAGAAGGGTTTAACCCTAATGCAGATAATACACCAATTCAAGCTAAAAGTGCAACAGGTTCTAAAATAATTTGATATATATCATTTATATTTATCATACCTATTTTTATCCACATTGGAATATTTCAAAGACTAAGAAGATTACAAAATCAAATTAACTTAGCGGCAGGAACTATTGACGTTCAATTGACCAATAGATCAGCTACTTTAACAAAATTATTTGATCAAGTAAAAGCATACATCAAACATGAAAAAGATGTACTTGAAGATGTAACAAAAATGCGTTCAATAGCAGCCAGAATTGATGAATCTCCGGAAGTTAGAAATGAACTACAAGCCTTAAACACAAGTGTTTTAGGAAGATTAATTGCTGTTAGCGAAAATTATCCAGAACTAAAAGCAAATGATTTATTTAAAAATTCAATGGAAGAATCAATATACATTGAAAGAGAAATCGCTGCTGCTAGACGTTTATATAATGGTTATGTAAATGAATTTAACTCTGCAATTACAGTTTGACCTTCAAGCATAGTTGCCGATTCAATGCATTTAACAACTGCTCCATTATTTATAGCAAGCGAGTTAGAAAGAAAAGATGTTAAATTTTAA
- a CDS encoding DUF3137 domain-containing protein produces MAIARVKEVVSFEEFETQVKEKCYDSLADAVNKVYEPKKTQMKNMKIIFIFGILFGFLAFFVPLLVVYLTDFNIIYLSIALILCIIPCLILISVSEFFKKRTKKELSKELSKINFYQTAFKATSQMSFDGLGDIDNASLLRTQNFVSKDIPNYATKTLINQFNFKLFDKYSSDFYNINYQWVVEYKNNKTTYNRWRSYVFINIKDEVKKLVPFALFNNTISIGFEKVKLENQEFNSKANLQSNDQIGIRTIFTPLTQELIMETRKKQEGMLFSKTSMFLIGNYIVLAGDSSEGFMVINFPFSFSAEKIINSIYKDIIKDVYSFYLALSYAIIPPYLSDDRN; encoded by the coding sequence ATGGCAATAGCAAGAGTAAAAGAAGTTGTTAGTTTTGAAGAGTTCGAAACACAAGTAAAAGAAAAATGTTATGATTCATTAGCTGATGCAGTAAACAAGGTTTACGAACCGAAAAAAACTCAAATGAAAAATATGAAAATCATTTTCATTTTTGGAATTCTATTTGGATTTTTAGCATTTTTTGTCCCTCTACTAGTAGTGTATTTAACTGATTTTAATATAATTTATCTATCAATAGCCTTGATACTGTGCATCATACCTTGTTTAATATTAATAAGTGTTAGTGAATTTTTCAAAAAGAGAACAAAAAAAGAATTATCAAAAGAATTAAGTAAAATAAACTTTTATCAAACAGCTTTTAAAGCAACGTCGCAAATGAGTTTTGATGGATTAGGCGACATAGACAATGCTAGTCTTTTGAGAACTCAAAATTTCGTTTCAAAAGACATACCTAATTATGCAACAAAAACGTTAATAAATCAATTTAACTTCAAATTATTCGATAAATACTCATCTGATTTTTATAATATAAATTATCAATGAGTGGTTGAATACAAGAACAATAAAACTACTTACAACCGTTGAAGGTCATATGTTTTTATCAATATAAAAGATGAAGTTAAAAAACTTGTTCCATTTGCATTGTTTAACAATACAATATCAATTGGTTTTGAAAAGGTAAAATTAGAAAATCAAGAGTTCAATTCTAAAGCAAATTTACAATCAAACGATCAAATAGGAATTAGAACAATCTTTACTCCATTAACTCAAGAGTTAATTATGGAAACAAGAAAAAAACAAGAAGGAATGCTATTTTCTAAAACAAGTATGTTTTTAATTGGGAACTATATAGTTTTAGCAGGAGATAGTTCAGAAGGATTTATGGTTATAAATTTCCCTTTTAGTTTTTCAGCAGAAAAAATAATAAATTCAATATATAAAGATATTATTAAGGATGTTTATTCATTCTATTTAGCCTTATCATATGCTATTATTCCTCCTTATTTGTCTGATGACCGTAATTAA
- a CDS encoding large conductance mechanosensitive channel protein MscL has protein sequence MIRKSFKQAKETLKKGNIFMLAVAFILGVVFNAVVSSLANDVIMSAIASKLNFADLAQMKYNGILYGKFLATLINFIVVSLFLFLMLSFYFLIVNFKNRKKVEPVKEAPKPTTEELILEELRKLNEKLNAKK, from the coding sequence ATGATAAGAAAATCTTTTAAACAAGCAAAAGAAACCCTTAAAAAAGGTAATATCTTTATGCTTGCTGTTGCATTCATTTTAGGAGTTGTTTTCAACGCTGTTGTTTCATCACTTGCAAACGACGTTATAATGAGTGCAATAGCATCAAAACTAAACTTCGCTGATTTAGCGCAAATGAAATACAATGGTATTTTATATGGAAAATTTTTAGCAACACTTATTAATTTCATAGTAGTTTCTCTATTTTTATTCTTAATGTTATCTTTTTATTTCTTGATAGTTAACTTTAAAAATAGAAAAAAAGTTGAACCAGTTAAAGAAGCACCTAAGCCTACAACTGAAGAATTAATTTTGGAAGAACTAAGAAAATTAAACGAAAAATTAAACGCTAAAAAGTAA
- a CDS encoding Smr/MutS family protein: MKRTVDLHGLYTQEASILIIQNLNDLINYQLDVVTFITGKGTGALKSEIEHILSSYDVEWNLTNADGAYVVKRNSSIDIYEDDDEIAMQSEIDDLFKNEMLGNKF, from the coding sequence ATGAAAAGAACTGTTGATCTACATGGATTATATACTCAAGAAGCTTCAATTCTCATAATCCAAAATTTAAACGATTTAATAAACTATCAACTTGATGTTGTAACTTTTATAACCGGTAAAGGAACAGGTGCCCTAAAAAGTGAAATAGAACATATTCTATCTTCTTATGATGTTGAATGAAATTTAACAAATGCTGATGGAGCGTATGTCGTAAAAAGAAATTCGAGTATTGATATTTATGAAGACGATGATGAAATCGCTATGCAAAGTGAAATAGATGATCTATTTAAAAATGAAATGTTAGGAAATAAGTTTTAA
- a CDS encoding isochorismatase family cysteine hydrolase: protein MKDILIVIDMLNGFAKEGSLFSNNIKKIIPNIEKVLQVYNDNLFICDSHLESDIEMKCYPLHCLKGSDESEIVSELKPYVKNIQLKNSTNGFHLFDKSIIHKFDRFILAGCCTDICVLQFGISLKTYLNEMNINKDVVVLKDCVATFDLEGHNSNEFNEFALKLMNNSGIIIK from the coding sequence ATGAAAGATATATTAATAGTTATAGATATGCTTAATGGTTTTGCTAAAGAAGGTTCTTTGTTTTCGAATAATATTAAAAAAATTATTCCAAACATCGAAAAAGTTTTACAAGTATATAATGATAATCTTTTTATTTGTGATTCACATTTAGAAAGCGATATAGAAATGAAATGCTATCCATTACATTGTTTAAAAGGTAGTGATGAATCTGAAATAGTTTCAGAACTTAAACCATATGTAAAAAACATTCAATTAAAAAATTCTACAAATGGTTTTCACTTATTTGATAAAAGTATTATTCATAAATTTGATAGATTTATTTTAGCTGGATGTTGCACTGATATTTGTGTTTTACAATTCGGAATTTCTCTTAAAACATATTTAAATGAAATGAATATCAATAAGGATGTAGTTGTTCTAAAAGATTGTGTTGCAACCTTTGATTTAGAAGGACATAATTCAAATGAATTTAATGAATTTGCTTTAAAATTAATGAATAACTCGGGTATAATAATCAAATAA
- the mutM gene encoding DNA-formamidopyrimidine glycosylase, whose product MPEYPEVTVVTNALNEIVKFKKIKEVIVNLDKIIKNVDVEKFKNTLKDKVIFSIENIGKYIVIKFESDWSIIAHMRMEGKFFYETNNFLRNKKHDLIIFVFDDGNKLIYNDTRRFGTMDLHYGDVNNFPKISKLGNLPNQLDASKIMDKCKRKTTAIKTTLLDQELVLGIGNIYADEILYASKINPLTKAKDISLNQWKTILNFGHTIMTRSIELGGSTVNSYSSINNKEGSYQNELKVYGKYKEFCTTCKSQFEKIKVNGRGTTYCPKCQKTR is encoded by the coding sequence ATGCCTGAATATCCAGAAGTAACAGTAGTGACAAATGCATTAAATGAAATTGTTAAGTTTAAAAAAATCAAGGAAGTAATTGTAAATTTAGACAAGATTATTAAAAATGTTGATGTCGAAAAATTTAAAAATACTTTAAAAGATAAAGTTATTTTTTCTATTGAAAATATTGGTAAATATATTGTAATAAAATTTGAAAGTGATTGAAGCATAATAGCTCACATGAGAATGGAAGGTAAGTTTTTTTATGAAACAAATAATTTTTTAAGAAATAAAAAACATGACCTAATTATTTTTGTTTTTGATGATGGAAATAAATTAATTTACAATGATACAAGGCGCTTTGGAACCATGGATTTACATTATGGTGATGTCAATAATTTTCCAAAGATTTCTAAGTTAGGAAATTTACCAAATCAACTTGATGCAAGTAAAATAATGGATAAATGTAAAAGAAAAACCACAGCGATTAAAACAACATTATTAGATCAGGAACTAGTCCTTGGGATAGGAAATATTTATGCTGACGAAATTCTTTATGCATCCAAAATCAACCCCCTTACAAAAGCTAAGGATATAAGTCTGAACCAATGAAAAACAATATTAAATTTTGGTCATACAATAATGACAAGAAGTATAGAATTAGGAGGTTCAACAGTTAATTCTTATTCTTCAATAAATAACAAAGAAGGTTCTTATCAAAACGAATTAAAAGTTTATGGAAAATATAAGGAATTTTGTACCACATGCAAAAGTCAATTCGAAAAAATAAAGGTAAATGGAAGAGGAACAACCTACTGTCCAAAATGCCAAAAAACGAGGTAA
- a CDS encoding Sua5/YciO/YrdC/YwlC family protein codes for MIFKNIFVCTTDTVSGIGGPINSETLETIYFLKKRPFDKKIMIVAGSLSQIRKFKEWNKEAEAFASKYWPGSTSIIINGQGFRIPKSKKMQKFLIKHGPMYLTSANISGQSPLTLKGAKKTFKEVSKFYFFGKLSNQPSNIYNFDTKKWIIRKEQKKTYN; via the coding sequence ATGATTTTCAAAAATATTTTTGTATGTACAACTGATACTGTATCGGGTATAGGTGGTCCTATAAATAGTGAAACATTGGAGACTATTTATTTCCTTAAAAAAAGACCGTTTGACAAAAAAATAATGATAGTTGCAGGTAGTTTGAGTCAAATTAGAAAATTTAAAGAATGAAATAAAGAAGCAGAGGCGTTTGCTTCGAAATATTGACCCGGCTCAACAAGTATAATAATTAATGGTCAAGGATTTAGAATCCCTAAGTCAAAAAAAATGCAAAAATTTTTAATTAAACATGGGCCTATGTACCTAACTAGTGCAAATATTTCTGGTCAAAGTCCTTTAACTTTAAAAGGGGCTAAAAAAACTTTTAAAGAAGTAAGCAAATTTTATTTTTTTGGTAAATTAAGTAATCAACCAAGTAATATTTATAATTTTGATACTAAAAAATGAATTATTAGAAAAGAACAAAAAAAGACTTATAATTAA
- the deoD gene encoding purine-nucleoside phosphorylase, protein MTPHINAKKDEIAKIVIMPGDPLRAKFIAETYLDEGFKQVNGVRNMLMFTGKYKGKEVTIAGSGMGCPSIGIYSFELFKFYDVDTIVRIGSAGSYKKDLGLYEVVLATESIADSSSFRELVLEDDSKIAKPSKKTNNDIRDIANKLGVKLHEGRIHSSDVFYSSVPLEQRIQTTDALCVEMESYALFTNAEKLGKNAACLLTISDNLITQEETSAESRQTAFTKMMEVALGLVK, encoded by the coding sequence ATGACACCACACATTAATGCTAAAAAAGATGAAATAGCAAAAATAGTTATTATGCCAGGTGATCCACTAAGAGCAAAATTTATTGCTGAAACATATTTAGATGAAGGATTTAAACAAGTAAATGGCGTAAGAAACATGTTAATGTTTACCGGTAAATATAAAGGTAAAGAAGTAACAATAGCAGGGAGCGGAATGGGTTGTCCTTCAATAGGAATTTATTCATTTGAATTATTTAAATTTTATGATGTTGATACTATTGTAAGAATAGGTTCAGCTGGTTCATATAAAAAAGATCTTGGTTTATATGAAGTTGTTTTAGCAACCGAATCAATAGCAGATAGTTCTTCATTTAGAGAATTAGTTTTAGAAGATGATTCAAAAATAGCTAAACCTTCTAAAAAAACAAATAATGATATTAGAGATATAGCTAATAAACTAGGGGTTAAACTACATGAAGGAAGAATTCACTCATCAGATGTTTTCTATTCATCAGTACCTCTAGAACAAAGAATCCAAACAACAGATGCTTTATGTGTTGAAATGGAATCTTATGCATTATTTACAAATGCAGAAAAATTAGGTAAAAATGCAGCTTGTTTATTAACTATAAGTGATAACCTTATAACTCAAGAAGAAACCAGTGCTGAATCAAGACAAACAGCTTTCACAAAAATGATGGAAGTAGCCTTAGGATTAGTTAAATAA
- a CDS encoding pyrimidine-nucleoside phosphorylase, with product MRVVDLIEKKRLAKELTEEEISFLISSYVKGDTPDYQISAFLMAVMFNGMTSKEIATFTKTMMHSGEVMDLSKIPGIKVDKHSTGGVGDKTTLAVAPIAAACGAPVAKMSGRGLGHTGGTIDKLESIPGFNVEMSEANFIKQVSQHKIAVIGQSSSLVPADKKLYALRDVTSTVESIPLIASSIMSKKLATGSDAILLDVKCGNGAFMKDFESAKKLAQTMINIGKELKVDVRAEITNMNRPIGREIGNKNEVLEAIATLKGQGPADFNELVFSSCETILQQAKIAKNNSEALAMIKEVIANGKALEKFNEFVELQGGDSKALYDKNFWSPKNKLEVKSNKDGFMEIFDSLTFGIVAMKLGAGRATKEEDIDFEAGITINKKTNEEVKKGDTLFTLYSSKKINPELVSELTNGYRIVSKQVENKIILDRLK from the coding sequence ATGCGTGTAGTAGATTTAATTGAAAAGAAAAGACTTGCAAAAGAATTAACTGAAGAAGAAATTTCATTCTTAATATCATCTTATGTAAAGGGTGATACACCAGATTATCAAATTTCTGCATTTCTAATGGCTGTAATGTTTAATGGAATGACTTCAAAAGAAATTGCAACATTTACAAAAACAATGATGCATTCTGGTGAAGTTATGGATTTATCAAAAATTCCAGGAATTAAAGTTGACAAACACTCAACGGGTGGAGTAGGTGATAAAACAACTCTTGCAGTTGCACCTATAGCTGCCGCTTGTGGAGCTCCTGTTGCAAAAATGTCTGGTCGTGGACTTGGACATACAGGAGGAACTATTGATAAACTTGAATCAATACCGGGATTTAATGTTGAAATGAGTGAAGCTAATTTTATCAAACAAGTTAGCCAACATAAAATTGCTGTAATTGGACAATCAAGTTCACTTGTTCCAGCTGATAAAAAATTATATGCACTTAGAGATGTTACAAGTACTGTTGAATCAATTCCTCTTATAGCCTCATCAATAATGTCTAAAAAATTAGCAACAGGTTCTGATGCTATATTATTGGACGTTAAATGTGGTAATGGTGCTTTTATGAAAGATTTTGAAAGCGCTAAAAAACTAGCTCAAACAATGATAAATATTGGAAAAGAACTAAAAGTTGATGTAAGAGCTGAAATTACCAATATGAATAGACCGATAGGTAGAGAAATTGGAAACAAGAACGAAGTTCTAGAAGCTATTGCCACTTTAAAAGGTCAAGGTCCAGCTGATTTTAATGAACTAGTTTTTAGTTCGTGTGAAACAATTTTGCAACAAGCTAAGATTGCTAAAAATAATTCCGAAGCACTAGCTATGATTAAAGAAGTTATAGCAAATGGTAAGGCTCTTGAAAAATTTAATGAATTTGTTGAACTTCAAGGAGGAGATTCAAAAGCTCTTTATGATAAGAATTTTTGAAGCCCTAAAAATAAACTTGAAGTTAAATCAAATAAAGATGGATTCATGGAAATTTTTGATTCATTAACTTTTGGTATAGTCGCTATGAAACTAGGGGCTGGTAGAGCTACAAAAGAAGAAGATATTGACTTTGAAGCAGGAATTACAATCAACAAAAAAACAAATGAAGAAGTTAAAAAAGGTGATACTCTGTTTACCTTATATTCATCTAAGAAGATTAATCCTGAATTGGTTTCTGAATTAACAAATGGATATAGAATAGTATCAAAACAAGTAGAAAATAAAATAATCTTAGATAGATTAAAATAA
- the deoC gene encoding deoxyribose-phosphate aldolase — protein sequence MNYNKLIDHTFLKPEGTVKDIDKLINEAKEYKFKTICVNSSWVKYCKEKLAGSDVEITSVIGFPLGAMISQAKAGEAKLAIDHGADEIDMVINIGRFKQGDDEYVLNDIKTVKAACGKHILKVIIETALLTADEIKRATEIVMKSGAEFIKTSTGFSYRGATLDDIKLMKSVCGDKLLIKAAGGISNKDDLVAMYNAGATRFGTSRSIAIIEGKESKGGY from the coding sequence ATGAATTATAATAAATTAATTGACCACACATTTTTAAAACCTGAAGGAACAGTTAAAGATATTGATAAATTAATTAATGAAGCGAAAGAATACAAATTTAAAACTATTTGTGTTAATTCATCATGAGTAAAATATTGTAAAGAAAAACTTGCTGGTAGTGATGTTGAAATTACTTCAGTAATTGGTTTTCCATTAGGAGCAATGATTAGTCAAGCAAAAGCTGGTGAAGCTAAATTAGCTATTGACCATGGAGCTGATGAAATTGATATGGTTATCAACATCGGTCGTTTTAAACAAGGTGATGATGAATATGTTTTAAATGACATTAAAACTGTTAAAGCAGCTTGTGGGAAACATATTTTAAAAGTTATCATTGAAACAGCTTTATTAACTGCGGATGAAATTAAACGTGCTACTGAAATTGTTATGAAATCAGGAGCTGAATTCATTAAAACATCAACTGGATTCTCATACAGAGGAGCAACATTAGATGATATTAAATTAATGAAATCTGTATGTGGTGATAAATTATTAATTAAAGCAGCAGGTGGAATTTCAAATAAAGATGACTTAGTTGCTATGTATAATGCTGGAGCTACTCGCTTTGGAACAAGTCGTTCAATCGCTATAATTGAAGGAAAAGAATCTAAAGGTGGCTACTAA
- a CDS encoding MAGa7180 family putative nuclease: MAKRKYYNNKHYVVDEKNQVVILNEDFHKELQTKDKWKSFKKLGGSSIPDVLETDKFKSQFNAFCHISKIKLPVLQQKYVRAGSLIEPIVFNALRNMFPKLDIKNYVAADYEYDYFKNKDDILGGVPDGFIPSTNTILEIKTAGDSKIDSWEKEVPVAYRKQAQLYAYLMGADKYSIIVTFLSEESGDYEHPENYPINDRKLKNYNFSVNPSEVQDDIDKIKAWYIKYTKSGISPKYNLSTDADLVEYLKCSNEKEWEDLLNKWKVQGKADQDAQA; the protein is encoded by the coding sequence ATGGCTAAAAGAAAATATTACAACAACAAGCATTATGTTGTAGATGAAAAAAATCAAGTTGTAATTTTAAATGAAGATTTTCACAAAGAATTACAAACAAAAGACAAATGAAAATCATTTAAAAAATTAGGAGGAAGTTCTATTCCTGATGTACTTGAAACCGATAAATTTAAATCGCAGTTTAATGCTTTTTGTCATATATCAAAAATTAAACTTCCAGTGTTACAACAAAAGTATGTAAGAGCCGGATCATTAATTGAACCAATTGTATTTAATGCATTAAGAAATATGTTCCCAAAATTAGACATAAAGAACTATGTAGCAGCTGATTATGAATATGATTACTTTAAAAATAAGGATGATATTTTAGGTGGAGTTCCAGATGGATTCATACCTTCAACTAATACAATTTTAGAAATTAAAACTGCAGGTGATTCAAAAATTGATTCATGAGAAAAAGAAGTCCCTGTTGCATACAGAAAACAAGCACAACTATATGCTTATTTAATGGGAGCTGATAAATATTCAATAATTGTAACTTTCTTATCTGAAGAAAGTGGTGATTACGAACATCCAGAAAACTATCCAATCAATGATCGAAAATTAAAAAACTATAATTTTAGTGTTAATCCCAGCGAAGTACAAGATGATATAGATAAGATAAAAGCATGATATATTAAGTATACTAAAAGTGGCATTTCTCCTAAATATAATTTGAGTACAGATGCTGACTTAGTTGAATATTTAAAATGTAGTAACGAAAAAGAATGAGAAGACTTATTGAATAAATGAAAAGTACAAGGTAAGGCAGATCAAGATGCACAAGCCTAA